A stretch of DNA from Bradyrhizobium algeriense:
CAGCGCCACGGACGGCACGCGCTTCATACGGGAGGCGCTGGTCTCGCTGGAGGGTGGAAATGGACGCCCCTTCGTGGTCCGCGAATGGCGGCGCGGAGATATCGATTCATCAAGCCCGCGGCAGGAACGCTCCCAGGGTACGGGGCGCGCGTGCCTGCGCGTTCGCGACGCGGCGGCAAGCTGACCTTCCGCATCGACGATGAAGCTGCAACCAGGGCGCGGACCCATTAGCGCGCAACCGAATTCGGATTGATGCGAGGCGCCGGCCGTCAACACGGGGAATGCCACGCGGCCTGTTCGGAAGGAACGGCCTGATGACAACCCATTCAAAGTCCGTCAGTTCATACCGCATGATTCGAGGCCCCGATTTGAGCGCTTGAATCACGTCCGAACCGATGCCTTCACCTGGCAAAATCGGACAATCGGCATTTCCGAGATTAACCCCTAACCGGACACGCTGGGGACATGCCAAAATCGACGCGAACGACCCAACGCGGACTTTTGATGCTCGTACTCATTGCACGATGTACTATTTGCGTCTTAGACGGAGATTATCGCTACTGCTGTTCGCGGCTATACGAGGAATAAATGTCCCAGTCATTAAAGGTCGGCGATTTGGTGAAGAAGCGGACGGGTTACGCCTATCCGGGTGTTATAGTTTCAGTTTTCACGACCCAAGCTGGTGCAGTGCGCTATGTGGTCGAAGCTGATCATCCAGAATTCGCGGGGATGCTGCATATTTTCAATGCGGATCAGTTGGAGCCTCGAGCCTAACGTTTGCTCTTAAGCATAAGTCATGCACGCTTGCTTATGGCACCTTTGAGACATGCCCGCCTATCCTGAGAATGTCCGTTCACCGGGGTAGACCGGAAGTCGCCGTGGTCCGGCCAAACCGACGCGAATGACCCATAACGGACCTCATCTCGCTCCAAGGCGCTCCGTGCTTGTCACCTGTTCCTGATAACCGATGCTTGAACGATTCATCACAGCCCGTGTTGCTATTGGAATCCACCGGAGATCAATGCGATGACAGAAATTATGATGAAAGGTCATTTTCAACAACTCGCCGCCTACAATCGTTGGGCCAACGCCCGCCTTTACGCTGCCGCGCTCGGATTGTCGGAGGAGGCCTATCGGCGGCCGACGGGCGTTTTCTTCGATAGCCTGCATGGCACACTTAACCACTTGCTACTGACGGATCGAATCTGGCTGAAGCGGTTGACCGGCCAGGGCGAGCATCCGAATCAACTCAACGCAATCCTCTACGACAATCGGGCGGATCTAACCAAAGCGCGGCTGGCCGAAGATGCGCGGCTGATCTCGGTCGTTGAGCAATACAACAATGCGCAACTTGCCGCAAAGGTCGCCTATCGAACGACGTCAGGCTCGCCGCAGGAGCAAATCCTTGCCGACATCCTATCGCACTTGTTCAACCACCAGACTCATCATCGCGGGCACTGCCACGCGTGTCTTTCAATCGTCACCGGCACCGAACCCCCTTCGCTGGACCTTTTGATGTTTCAAAGGGGCGGCACCGCACCGGATCTCGCGTCCCTTGTCTGAAGACCATGGTAGTCGGCTGACGCGCAGTCTCGGGCTGAGCTCAGCTCGATTCGACCCATGTCGGCTTATGTGAAGGTTTTCGGATGCCGGCCCCATGACGGTGGTGCTGCGGGCACGGGGCCGGCGTCCGCAAACCTCCAAGGGAGGAAACCGCGGGAGGGGCACGTGGGTAGCGCGGCGAGAACTATGGGAATTTGAGTGCCGCGGATGAGGTGTGTGAATGGAGTCGAGGCGCTCCAGCAAGCCGGTGGACGGTGAAACGGCTGTGGGATGAGCGGCGGGTCGCGTCGACCGCAGTGAAGTGTCGGACGATTTGAGATGACGACTGGATATTTGAGCGCGTTCTACCGTGGCCGGTCGAGAGGCAGCTAGTGCGACGATCAGATTTGCGGGGGTGTGACGCGGTCATGAGGTGTCGATCCTGATGCGGTTCGTTGGAGCTGTCGGCCGATGCCGTGGCGTTGCACCGCACGCGAAGACCTCGATGATGATCATGCGACCGCCGCAGCATGGACAAATCGGCTTGCCGGGTTCGGCGGCGGCAGCGGTGGGCTCGGCCTGGGAGTTTGAAACGGCGAGCAACTCACGCGCTCGGGCGATGTTGTCGGCGCGCGTGCCGCTGGCCAACAGGCGTAGTGGCGGATGCGGTGGAAGCCGTGCGGCAGGACGTGGATGAGGAAGCGGCCTACCGCGCGAGCGGTTTAGTCCTTGGGCCAAGATCGGAAGTTGGGCGCGCTAGTCAATCACGTCTTTGTCGCTACTGCCGCTCCATCCAGGCTCGATACGACCGCCGCGATGGCGTGGATGACTGGCGGCGGCAATCATTACTTGTCGCGTACCATCGCGCCGGCGCGCCCAACCGGTTCTCGCATATGGCTTCGACGCCTACCTGAACGGCTGTTCAGGAAACTATTCCCCTTTTACTGGAACGTGTGGAGTTCTTGAAACGTTGACTGCGCTCATCCACCAATGGAGGAGGAATCACATGTTAAAGAAATTCTTGATCGTCGCCGGCACCATACTGTTCGCTTCGTCTGCGTTCGCGCAGTCGCCGACCACGAAGAGCGCTCCCGGCCAGCAGATGCAGAAAGCACAGGAAACCGGCAAGCCCTCCACGGGTCCGGGCGCTTCGGAATATACACCGGGCCACAAGATGAAGGCCGCCAAGAAGACCGGAGCGAAATCTACCGGACCGGGCGCCTCTGAATACGCGCCGGGCCATCAGACAACGACCGGTTCTTCCACGACGACCAAGAAGAAGTAAGCTCTGTCTTCGAGGCAAAAGGAATGGCTCGGCAACGTAATGTGTGCCGGGCCTTTTTGCTGCTGACGCGTATGACCGCACATTCATGAGAAAAACTTCTTTTGCCCGCTTCACCCCCGCCGTCAGATCTTTTTATCGTGCCTGCGTGTGGAGGTATCAGGTGCGCGGGTTGCTCCATGTCGGCTCTGGGTCAAGTGTGGACGACGCCCGCGTTGCAAGAAGAATCTGACGTTCGGCTTGCGGTCGGGTACAAGTCATGTGTCCGGCCTGTTTGCGCGGCACCATGACCGCTGGCCCTGATGTAGTCCGCGGATCGGGTCCCAATCATTCGCACGGGCTTTGACGCCCATGACCCAGAAGCGGGTTGTCCCAATCGACGGCTCGACCGTTTCGCATCACGCCATCATCACCCTCGCAATTCGGTTGTCTTGCTCCGCCGTCGCCTCTGGCTCCCATTGCCAAGCCTCTTCAGGCGGCTGCAGCAAGCTCCGGCGCTCGATAGTATCCTCCCTTGGCCATGATCGCCCAAGCGATGCGCGCCATCTTGTTGGCAACGGCAACGGCGACGAGCTTGGCCGGCTTCTTGGCCAGCAGCCTGATGATCCAGGGGTGCTTTTGCGGCTGCTGCCGGGCGTGTCGAACAACGACTGTTGCACCGATGACGAGCAACCGTCGGAGATAGCGATCTCCCTGCTTGGAGATGCCGCCGAGCCGCTCCTTGCCCCCCGTCGAGTGCTGCCGCGGAACAAGTCCGATCCATGCTGCAAAATCCCGACCGGATTTGAAGTCACTCGGGTCTGTGACAGTGGAAGCGATGGCCGTGGCCCCGATCACGCCTATCCCGGGCACGGTCTCGAGGCGACAGCTCATATCATTGGCACGATGATGGGCGTGAATGGCGCGATCCAGGGTCCCGATCTGCAATTCCAGAGCAGCGAGTTGATCGACAAGGGCCTGCAATGCCTGTTTCATCGCAGATGGAAGAGCTTCGCGATTAATCTCGTCCGTGATGATCGCGGCAAGCTGCGCGAGACCTTCGCGTCCCGTCGCCGCAACGAGGCCGAACTCGGCAAGATGGGCTCGGAGCGCATTGATCAGCTGCGTGCGCTGACGGATTAAAAGATCCCGCGTTCGATGCAACATCAGCAAGGCTTGCTGATCGGCCGACTTGATCGGCACGAACCGCATCGATGGGCGTGTCACGGCCTCACAGATGGCGGCTGCGTCGGCAGCATCGTTTTTCGACCGTTTGACATAGCCCTTCACGTAGCTCGGCGGCATCAGGCGCACGGTGTGACCGAGCTTAGAGACTTCACGCGCCCAATGATGAGCGGTTCCGCAGGCTTCCATGCCGACCAGGCAAGGGGGAATCTTGCTAAAGAATGATGACCTGCTTGCGCCGCAACTGACGAGTGATGACGACCTTGCCCGCACTATCCACGCCGTGCACTTGGAACACGTTCTTGGCGAGATCAACGCCGATGGTGCTAACCTGCATGTGGACGACCCCCCTCCGGTGATTCGTTGTTGAACAATCACCCTTTGGCACATTCGATGCCGGGAGCGGGCGTCGTCCACCACATCATTCGCGTCGGTTTGACCGGACCACAGCGACTTCCGGTCAACCCCGATCAACGGACATCGACAGGCTGGCCGGCTTGGTCTGGTTCGGGCCAACAGCGGAAAGTCTGCGTTAAGTACGTCATCATTCGCTGACCCGGCGTAGGATTGCTGAGGTACAATGGGTTGTTAAAGAAATGTGGTGTCCGCCAAAAGGACGAACGCGCCGAATGGCCCTTCAGGTTGTGCTCCTTCTCCTCGTACCCTATGCGCTGCCATTGCTGATGCCATCGTGGCGGTGGCTGCTCGCATATGCTGTCGCAGTCGCCGTCCTCCTCAGCATCTGGTCCGCCATGTGGTACCATGCTGTCATGACAACAACGACGCGGACCGGATTGGAGGGGATCGGCTTGGCTTTTGCTTTTATTCCCGTGATTTCGACCGCCGCAGGTACGATGGTGCGAACCGTAACGCTCATGGTAAGAGCGCGCTCCGTTGTCTTCGCCATCAGCATTCTCGGCGCGATACTTCTACCTGCTGCAATCATCGTCTGGGCCAATTGGTAGGCTCGCGGCTGTACCGCGCCCCTCCGCCCGCGCTTCGTCCGCTTCGGGTCAATCGCGTCACTTTGGCCGTCGGCCGACTACTTCCGGTCTTCCCCTGTAAACAGACATCGTTGCCGTGCGTCGGCACGTCTCAAAAGTGCCAGAAGGCGACATGGAACGACATCGACAAATGAAAGAGGCCGCCCACTGAGGCGGCCTCTTGGGGCCCTGAAAAGGCTGGAATCAGACTACTCGAAACGAAGGCAGGCTCTTCCAGCGATACCTCATGAAGCCGACGCCAGCAAAACCCAGGATCATCATGGCCCAAGTGGACGTTTCGGGGACGGCGGCGACTGCCTCCGTATAGGTGTACGTAATCGCCATCTCCGGATGAGAGGGGGCAGTTGTGCAGTTCTGCAAAGGGCAAAATACGTTGATATTCCAAAAGTCCGCGACAGTCTCGCGGTTGTCGGAGTAGGTGAGTGTCAGCGTCCCCAGTCCGATATAGTAAGCCAGATCGCTGTCAGAAGTATTTTTGAAATTAAAACTCGTTGTGGTTCCGGAGTTGGTGGACTGTGGAATTGGATTGTAGGGAGTTCCCACTATCTGGAAGTCTCCCGAATACAAATTATAGCGCGGATCGACGCTGCTACCGGCGACAGTGGGGCCTTTGTAAATGAAAGATAGATAAGGAAGCCAACCGCCCGATGAAGGATACCAACCGTCCACCGGAAGTCCGAATGTTACGCTGGTCAGCGTTCCGAGAGCCGAATCAAACTGAGAAAACGCCGTGCTACCGACACCATTAGGATTAGGGGCTCGGTAACTGGTGCGCGTCAAATCAACAATTTGCGTGATTGTGCTTGCCCTTCCTTCGGTCACGCCCGGCAAAGTCATTGCGATACCCAGCGCCAATGCTGGAATCGTGGACAATACGAAGTTCTTCATTGCAGCTTCCCCTGAAAAATATCCCAGCAACCGTGCCGAACAATCGCGCCACTTGATGAGTCTGAAAACTACCTAGAAAGGTGGTTCGACGTCCTTTATGTATGCCTGCGCAGGTCGGCGACCTGCACACGGTTGGGAAATGACATGCATCTATCCACGGATCCTACC
This window harbors:
- a CDS encoding DinB family protein → MTEIMMKGHFQQLAAYNRWANARLYAAALGLSEEAYRRPTGVFFDSLHGTLNHLLLTDRIWLKRLTGQGEHPNQLNAILYDNRADLTKARLAEDARLISVVEQYNNAQLAAKVAYRTTSGSPQEQILADILSHLFNHQTHHRGHCHACLSIVTGTEPPSLDLLMFQRGGTAPDLASLV